The following nucleotide sequence is from Cicer arietinum cultivar CDC Frontier isolate Library 1 chromosome 2, Cicar.CDCFrontier_v2.0, whole genome shotgun sequence.
CTAATTGCAAACTTAAATAGCAAAAAGCATATGTCTATTCATTGTACACAAGTTTGAATCTTAGAGAAAAGTTCATGATAAATGTAATTCACAACAGTTCTTCAACGTCTTCCCTAAGCGACCGAACACCCCGCAAGTGATTCACCAGTTTCATGCTTGGCCCCCTAAGTTTCATTGGTCTGCCACAAAAAATATTGTGAGTTACATTACATAAATATTAAGTTCTCATATTAGCATTgtcacaaaatacataaatgctAGTTATAACATCTTGCATGAATAGTTCAGAGATACGGTTCAAATTACCTAGTGGAAGTAGCCGTTCTTTCTGTTATTTCACATAGACTGAGTTTCTTAAATGATGACTCAGATTCTTCAACTAGCTCAAGCTCAAACAGGACATCATCAATAACCCGACCCAATTTCTTGTCCTCATCAACATTATGGTAACAATCTCTTCTCTTAGCATCAAGAACTATGTTTTTCCAAATAGAGTCACTATTCATCAGAGTAGTTGCATTGCCTAATATCCAAAGACAATACCTGCAAACAAAAATTAACTCAGTTTCCGACCAAGTTAGAGTCTGCAAAACATTATAACATGAAAAATACCTAGCCCTTGTCATAGCCACATTTGTTCTTTGTATATTTGAAAGAAAACCCACTTTTCCACTCTGATTAGATCTAACAGTAGATATTATGATAATATCTTCCTCACCGCCTTGAAATCCGTCAACAGATCGAACACTAACAGAGAAGTCGGTATCAGAAACCGAAGTGAACTGCTTAACTTTCTCCTGAATTTCATGAACTTGAGCATTATATGGAGATATGATACCAATGCTAACCTTCTTATATGTCCTCATAAACTCtgccaaaaaaaaaacagttcTTAAATATATCAATGCATATTAAAACTGAAGAAGCCATATTAAATATTAGTTAATGAAAGACATAATTAAGAAACATGAGAAAAGGAATAACAACCTTTTCTAAGGTTTTTAATTATCTCACAAATTACAGCAGCCTCTACCATGTTCTTCATACTGTGTCCACGGCCGAGTTTCTCCTTACTCTTAGCTATGTTAATAAAAGAATAAGAAGAATACATTTTTCCTTCAAGGAAACTCTTATTATAGCTTTGTTCCATGACAACAGGAGCATCAGAAATTCTTTCATCATAGAACTCCTTGCATGGAAACATGTTGATTGAAGGATGCATTCTGTATTGGACATTAAGCATATGCTTCTTGTATCCTAACATTACCAGCCTCTCAAACATACTTCTTCCAAATCCACAATTATCAGCaatctaaaaatatatagttttaaaaatattaaataacaatcttcaatcattaaatttttttcaaaatccaacaaaaaatgaaatcaatgaTCAAGTACCTTGCTTTTCACTAAAGCTGGAAGTTGTCTCTCATCACCTATAAGAATGCAATGTTGAAGACCTGGTAACTGTAATGGAACTGTGGATTCACATTCTTTTAGTTGAGCTGCTTCATCAATAACTAAAAATTTCACTGGTGTCATTCCTTCTGTATAAAGTTTTATAGAACTAGACACTGTACATAAAACTAGACATGCATTTGACAAGCAAAACTTTTCTATGTGACTTCTTCCATTGAGTTCAGGAAGCAAAATTGAACTTGAAAGCAAACTTAGTATTCTAAGGAACTCATCTATTTCAATGCTTGATGGTTCAAAGCAAGCAGGAATACTTTCTTTTTCACAATCATCAAAAGTTTCCTTGAACTTGGATTGATGCAAAGAAATTCCTATAGACCTTAGCAATTCAAGAGCTCTAAACATTTTTTTCACTATTTCAACTGAAATGAAAGATTTTGGCAAGTGTGTATATAATGTTTGTATTAAGAACTTGAGTTTCTCTCGTAGCTCACGAAAACTCTTCTTTACAAATTGCTCCAACGTCAACGAACTTTCGCTGTTATCAACCACATCCGATTGATATTTCTCTGCAATGTCTTTCCAAAAATTCTGCACATATTCCTCAAATGTCATAGGATCATCATCACCATTAGTTTGCTGGTATGCGCGATACACATAACTATTCTTTTCCAAAACATACTCTTTAAGGGACTGATGGCCAAGCTCTGAAAAATAGGCTTTTCTGGGATCCTTAAGAAACTGCATCATGGATTCCAAAGTATGCTTCCATCCAGTTAATGGAGCAAAACACTGCATGAGGTTATTTACTCGAATATCGAGGAAGATATCTTCAAGACCAGAATGAGAAGCTAATTTCATTCTTTTAGAATTGCCAAAAAGCACAATGTCTGCTAAACCATATGTATCATGTTCAAGTGAATCCATAACTATACTATGCAACCTAGTTGCAACTTGCAACACTGCAGTATTTGTTGGAGCACAAGTTAATGTTCTGGTTTTTAATTTGAGTAGAGAAAATAACAAGCATGCAACTGTCTTTGTTTTGCCAGTCCCTGGTGGGCCCCATATAAGTTTGGTATTAGCATGACAACAATTTATCAAACTAACACAGCTTGAAACTGCTTCTGCTTGTGATTCATTCAGATTCTGAGCAACAATTATGTCCTTTTCAATGAAAGAAGCTTGACTATTTGATCTTGAACTGCAAATTTGGCAGCATTCTCCTCCCTGAAATAAAAACCATTATAAAAGTTAATTTCCTAATTAGCTGCTAAAATAACAAACCCATAAGCATAATACAATAGTACTCATAGTTCCATATGGCATAACCATTGAAAATGTTCTTGAATATATGAACACGACTAGATTTTACTTATCTCTCGGCCAAACTGTTGATTACCAGAGCCCTTTTccatgagaaaaaaataatgcaTTTCAAAGTAACTTTTCATGCAGTAAAAGTAAGGAGAGAGTAATTATGCagaaaaaaattcagaaaaagAAATAATCAAGTGATTGTTAATTACATTAAGCCCAGGCTgcaaaacatttttaatgatgtTAAGATGTTCTCCCTCCAACTGCGAGTTCAACGCTTTCCAAATACGAACATTTGTCGTCAAGTTCATCAGATTAACTGCATATAATTTCTGATTGTTGGTTTTGGTGAagtcaaattcaatcatgagTTTTGATGACattactaaaatttcaccaGAAAACTCATCTTTAGAGCCAACAACATAAGCAACATTGTAAGGACATTTGTTTGTATTCAAGTCATCAACTCTTTTAGGCTTCATATCAGTGAAAGCAATTAGATCACCAGCTTCTGGTTCATATTTTCCAAAATCTTTTGCAAGTTCATCGGTTATACTCTTCACTTTTATTCTATAGAACAAATCTTTTGGAAGTTTGAATTGCGTACTGTCTCTTTCTATTTTCAAAACATGACAAAATGGAGCTCGTGACACTCCTAACAAGTTTGAATATAAATCTGAATGTGTTTCTTCTAAGAGTGGTGTAATGAAGGAATTCTTGTATTCCTT
It contains:
- the LOC101511567 gene encoding helicase SEN1-like, which produces MWRSSSSHASEDDKDNNILGFLDHIFSWTLKNVLNENLYRNKVNKIPETFKSPKEYKNSFITPLLEETHSDLYSNLLGVSRAPFCHVLKIERDSTQFKLPKDLFYRIKVKSITDELAKDFGKYEPEAGDLIAFTDMKPKRVDDLNTNKCPYNVAYVVGSKDEFSGEILVMSSKLMIEFDFTKTNNQKLYAVNLMNLTTNVRIWKALNSQLEGEHLNIIKNVLQPGLNGGECCQICSSRSNSQASFIEKDIIVAQNLNESQAEAVSSCVSLINCCHANTKLIWGPPGTGKTKTVACLLFSLLKLKTRTLTCAPTNTAVLQVATRLHSIVMDSLEHDTYGLADIVLFGNSKRMKLASHSGLEDIFLDIRVNNLMQCFAPLTGWKHTLESMMQFLKDPRKAYFSELGHQSLKEYVLEKNSYVYRAYQQTNGDDDPMTFEEYVQNFWKDIAEKYQSDVVDNSESSLTLEQFVKKSFRELREKLKFLIQTLYTHLPKSFISVEIVKKMFRALELLRSIGISLHQSKFKETFDDCEKESIPACFEPSSIEIDEFLRILSLLSSSILLPELNGRSHIEKFCLSNACLVLCTVSSSIKLYTEGMTPVKFLVIDEAAQLKECESTVPLQLPGLQHCILIGDERQLPALVKSKIADNCGFGRSMFERLVMLGYKKHMLNVQYRMHPSINMFPCKEFYDERISDAPVVMEQSYNKSFLEGKMYSSYSFINIAKSKEKLGRGHSMKNMVEAAVICEIIKNLRKEFMRTYKKVSIGIISPYNAQVHEIQEKVKQFTSVSDTDFSVSVRSVDGFQGGEEDIIIISTVRSNQSGKVGFLSNIQRTNVAMTRARYCLWILGNATTLMNSDSIWKNIVLDAKRRDCYHNVDEDKKLGRVIDDVLFELELVEESESSFKKLSLCEITERTATSTRPMKLRGPSMKLVNHLRGVRSLREDVEELL